GCAGCATTCGCAACTCGTAGAATCATGGGAAAAGTGACGATGGGGCCTATCCGGACAGGAAACGGCAGAAAGTCGGGGAGGGGAAGTAGCAGATGCACGGGGCAAACCGCCCGCAGACGGAGTTGCCGCAACCGCTTCTCGGGAGAAGCAGTATTCCGGGGAATGTGCCAGAAAAAAGGAGGATGGCAGAGCGGAGACGCGCGTTAGCGTCGCGCCAGGCGGGGACATACTTTCACCCGCAGTGGAAACATACTCTTAGGCCTACACTCGTGTCAGTCAGTTGTCGTGGATTTCTCTTTGGTTAGCCCCGCTTTACGTGCGCGGGCTTCGTCGGTTGGCAGTTCGCAGTGGAACGCAGACGAGGTATTGCAAGCCAGCGGTTAAGCTGGCATTATTCGCACCAGTAAGGTGGTACGACGCGTAAGTGCAATAAAAGAGAGACGAATCATGACAAGTACCAGTACCGCAGCGCGGTGGATGGGTTTCTGCGGTCTAAAATGCGTTAGACCCTGAAATCGTTGCAAAACTAGACGTTTTTTTTCGGAAACTTTGCTGGATCAATCCAAAAAAAATGCGCGGCCAGTAAAATATTATACTGACGTCGGTTCTCGTTTTAAATAGAAATTTGGGCGTTTTGGTGCCGTGTGTGCCCTTTTTCTTTCCCCTCAATAATGAGTAACATCCTGAAAATATTCAAGATTGGTGGCGGTATCATCGATGATGAGCAACAGCTGCGCCTTTTCCTGGCCGAGCTGGCGCAGGTGCCCGAACAAAAGATTCTGGTGCACGGCGGCGGCAAAGGAGCCAGCCAGATGCTCACCGATCTGGGCATTGCGCCGAAGATGGTGCAGGGCCGCCGCATTACCGATGCCGCCACGCTGGATATCGTTACCATGTTCTATGCCGGCAAAACCAACAAGCAGGTAGTGGCCCTGCTCCAAAGTTTTGGGGTAGATGCGCTGGGCTTGTCCGGGGCCGATGGCAACGCCATCCGGGCCACCAGGCGCCCGGTCAAGGAAATCGATTACGGATTTGTGGGGGATTTGCCCCTGGACAGCATCAACACCGTGCTGGTAAATCAGTTGCTGCGCGCCGGCCTCATGCCCGTGTTCTGCGCCATTACCCACGACGGGCAGGGCCAATTGCTGAACACCAACGCCGATACCATTGCCAGCACTCTGGCCCGCGCCCTAGCCGATTTGTACGAAGTAGAGCTGCACTTCTGCTTCGAGAAAGACGGCGTGCTGGCCGATATCAACGATGAGCAATCCGTCATTCCGCGCATCACAGCGGAGCAGTATCAGCAGCTGAAAGCCGAAGGCATTATTGCGGCCGGCATGGTGCCCAAGCTCGATAACGCCTTTGCCGCGCTGGAAGCTGGCGTGGAGCGCGTGGTCATTGAAAATGCGCTGAAGATCAACGAGCCTATAAAGACCATTCTATGCCAGCAGTAAGCGCAACGTTGGCCGAAGAAGCTATTCAGCTGCTGATTGCGCTGATTCAGACACCTTCCTTCTCCCGGGAAGAAACCCAAACGGCCGATTTAATTTTCGAATTCCTGACGCGCCACGGTGCTCAGCCCCAGCGCAAAGGCCACAACGTGTGGGCCCGCAACCGCCATTTCGACACCACCAAGCCAACCATCCTGCTCAACTCCCACCATGATACGGTGAAGCCCGGTGCCACCTGGACCTACGACCCGTTCGGCGCCGTGGTGGAAGAAGACCGGCTTACGGGCCTCGGTAGCAACGATGCCGGCGCCTCAGCGGTGAGCTTGCTGGCGACCTTCCTGCATTTCTATGCGCAGGAAAACCTGCCCTACAACCTGATTTGCGCCATTACCGCCGAGGAAGAAATTTCCGGAGCCGGGGGCATCCGCAGCGTGCTGCCAGAGCTGGGGGAAATTGCCCTGG
The Hymenobacter sp. DG25B genome window above contains:
- the argB gene encoding acetylglutamate kinase, whose translation is MSNILKIFKIGGGIIDDEQQLRLFLAELAQVPEQKILVHGGGKGASQMLTDLGIAPKMVQGRRITDAATLDIVTMFYAGKTNKQVVALLQSFGVDALGLSGADGNAIRATRRPVKEIDYGFVGDLPLDSINTVLVNQLLRAGLMPVFCAITHDGQGQLLNTNADTIASTLARALADLYEVELHFCFEKDGVLADINDEQSVIPRITAEQYQQLKAEGIIAAGMVPKLDNAFAALEAGVERVVIENALKINEPIKTILCQQ